The Streptomyces sp. cg36 genomic interval CCGGAGTTCGTCTGCGGGCCGGTGGGGGCCGCTCGCGCAGTTCCCCGCGCCCCTTTCGGCCCGGAGTTTGTCTGCGGGCTGTCTCCAACTGGTCGCGCAGTTCCCCGCGCCCCTCAAATGCGCCCCTTCGGGGCGCCCCGAAGGGGCGCGGGGAACTGCGCGAGCAACTCGCCACGGTCCGCAGGTGGACGGCGGCCGGTTTTTAGGGGCGCGGGGAACTGCGCGAGCAACTCGCCACGGTCCGCAGGTGGACGGCGGCCGGTCTTTTGGGGCGCGGGGAACTGCGCGAGCAACTCGCCACGGTCCGCAGGCGGGCGGCGGCCGGTCTTTTGGGGGCGCGGGGAACTGCGCGAGTGGCCCCCACCGGGCCGCAGGTGGAGGGCGGCCCCCCAGGGGCAAGGGAGTTGGGGTGGGCGACACCCCGTGTTGGCGCGGGGTTCGCCCGCCCCCGGGACCCTGGCCGCGCCCCCCGCCCTCTCCGCACCCCCGTCAGGAGACCCGCGATGTCGCTCAGCCGCAGGGAGTTCGCCAGGAATTCCGCCCTCACCGGCGCCGGAGTCGCCCTCACCGGCACGGTCGGCGCGCTGGCCACGGCGCCCGGCGCCCTCGCCGCCGAGGAGTACGGCCCGGCCGGGCACGGGCACCCCCACGAGCCGGGCTACGGCCCCCTGCTGCCCGACCCGAAGGGCGTACTCGCCCTGCCGAAGGGCTTCTCGTACCGGATCGTCACCCACAGCGGCGTCACCAGGCTGGAGTCCGGCGAGACGACCCCCTCCAACCACGACGGCACCGCCGCCTTCGAGGGCGCGCGCGGGGCGGTCCTGCTGGTCAACAACCACGAGCTGAAGGGCCCGCGCCAGAACTGGCCGCACCCGGTGCCGCTCACCGAGGGGCTGGTGTACGACCCGGCCGCGTCCGGCGGCTGCACGGTCGTCGAGGTGCGCCCGCACGGCGGCCCGGTCGCCGAGTGGGTCGGCATCGCGGGCACCTCCACCAACTGCGCGGGCGGCGCCACCCCTTGGGGCACCTGGCTGACCTGCGAGGAGACCGAGGACCGTGCCGGGTTCAACGGGATGACCAAGGACCACGGCTACGTCTTCGAGGTCGACCCCCACGACCGGCGCGCCAACCGCGCCCCGCGCCCGGTCAAGGCGCTCGGCCGGTACGCCCACGAGGCCGTGGTCGTCGACCCCCGGCGCGGCCACCTCTACCTCACCGAGGACGCCTCCGGCCCCAACGGCCTCCTCTACCGCTGGACCCCGCCGCACGGCTTCAAGCACGGCCGGGGCCGCCTGCGCACCCTCGCCGACGACGCCGGGGTGCTCCAGGCCACCCGCTGCTTCGACACGGGCGGCCGGTTCGTGGACGACCTCTCGCGCGCCACGAGGACCGGCACGGTGTACGGGGTGGACTGGGTCGACGTGCCCGACCGCGACGCCCGCACCACCTCCGTGCGCAAGCAGTTCACCGGCGAGCAGGTCACCCGCGCCCGCAAGCTGGAGGGCATGTGGTGGGGCGACGGCGGCGCGTACCTCGTCTCCTCGTACGCCCGGGACGAGTCCCCGGTGCCCCACGACGGCCAGGTGTGGTTCTACGACCCGCGCCGCCGGACCCTCACCCTGAAGGTGCTGCTCGGCGTCAACCCGGACCCCGGCGCGGACGGCGCGTTCGACGGCCCGGACAACATCACGGTCTCCCCGTACGGCGGTCTGGTCATCGCCGAGGACGGCGAGGGCGTGCAGCACCTGTTCGGCGCCACCGACTCCGGCCGCACCTACCCGATCGCCCGCAACGAGCTCAACCAGGGCACCGAACAGGAGCCGGAGTACAGCGAGTTCACCGGGGTGACCTTCTCGCCCGACGGCCACACCCTGTTCGCGAACATCCAGGAACCGGGCATCATGCTGGCCATCACCGGCCCCTGGCGCCGCCAGCCCCGCTAGGCCCGCTCCGGGCCGGGGGCCGCGCCCGTCAGACCGGCCCGTCGTACGCCCGTATCGCCTCCGTGCCGATACGGGCGTACCAGCCCGTCGCGTCCGCCGCGAGCCCGCTCACCCGGTCCGGGAGCGTGCGGGCCGTCCGGGCGCGGCCGTCGGCCAGGCGCAGGGCGGTGCAGACGGCGCCCGCCGCCGCGTACACCGTGGGGCCCGCCACCACCGGCGGGAGCTGGGCGACCCCGCCGCCCACCCGCGCGCTCCAGCGGACCCGGCCGCTCGCCGCCGCCAGCGCCTCCAGGGTGTCCGCGTCGCGCCAGTGCAGCAGCAGGCCGCCGCCGGTCACCGGCGCGCGGGCCCCGCCGAGCCGTCCGGGCCAGCTCACGTCCAGACCGACGGTCGGCCGCGACCAGCGGCGGCGCACGTCGTCGGGCGCGAACCCGTACAGCCGGTCCCCGGCGGCCAGCAGCAGGGTGCCCGCCACCGGGGCGAGCGCGGTCGCGCCCGCCGGCAGCCCCACCCCCTCCAACTGGCCCCCGCCCTTGACCACTTGCCCGTCCCCGGCCCCGAGCAGCACCACCCGGCCCGCCGTGGTGAGCAGCGCGAACCGGTCCGCCGACGCACACAGCGCGAGCACCGCCCCGTCGGCCCCGGTCGGCGCGTACGTCCAGCGCGTCACCCCGTCCGCCACGCCCGCGCAGACCACCGGACCGTACTGGCCGGGCGCGGGGGCCAGCAGCAGGGCCCCGCCGAGCACGGCGGGCGGCGCGGTGGCCGGGCCAGGCGGACGGCTCCAGCGCACCCGGCCGGTCGCCGGGTCCAGGGCCCGCACGGCGCTGGTGGTGGACGTGGCGGCGTACGAGCCGATCAGCAGCCCGCCCGCCGAGGTGAACCAGCCGGGCACGGAGGCGGGGCGCGGAGGCGCCAGCCGCAGGGCGCCGTCGGACAGGCGGACGGCGGGCAGCCCCAGGTCCGGC includes:
- a CDS encoding alkaline phosphatase PhoX yields the protein MSLSRREFARNSALTGAGVALTGTVGALATAPGALAAEEYGPAGHGHPHEPGYGPLLPDPKGVLALPKGFSYRIVTHSGVTRLESGETTPSNHDGTAAFEGARGAVLLVNNHELKGPRQNWPHPVPLTEGLVYDPAASGGCTVVEVRPHGGPVAEWVGIAGTSTNCAGGATPWGTWLTCEETEDRAGFNGMTKDHGYVFEVDPHDRRANRAPRPVKALGRYAHEAVVVDPRRGHLYLTEDASGPNGLLYRWTPPHGFKHGRGRLRTLADDAGVLQATRCFDTGGRFVDDLSRATRTGTVYGVDWVDVPDRDARTTSVRKQFTGEQVTRARKLEGMWWGDGGAYLVSSYARDESPVPHDGQVWFYDPRRRTLTLKVLLGVNPDPGADGAFDGPDNITVSPYGGLVIAEDGEGVQHLFGATDSGRTYPIARNELNQGTEQEPEYSEFTGVTFSPDGHTLFANIQEPGIMLAITGPWRRQPR